The following proteins are encoded in a genomic region of Deltaproteobacteria bacterium:
- a CDS encoding arsenate reductase ArsC has product MKSILFICVGNACRSQMAEGFARAYGPEDLIVYSAGSNPAGFVAREAVEFMEEKGIDISKHYSKGVSNIPIKEFDVAVTMGCGDYCPAVKTKTIIHWQIPDPFGRSQEFFREVGDDLETKVGELLKTVEKAKPVSASRTIKPRRQRPG; this is encoded by the coding sequence ATGAAATCGATCCTTTTTATCTGTGTCGGAAATGCCTGCCGCAGTCAAATGGCCGAAGGATTTGCACGAGCCTACGGACCGGAAGACTTGATCGTTTACAGCGCAGGATCTAATCCGGCCGGGTTTGTCGCGCGAGAGGCTGTCGAATTTATGGAAGAGAAAGGGATCGATATCTCAAAACACTACTCAAAAGGCGTTAGCAACATCCCCATCAAGGAGTTCGATGTTGCAGTAACGATGGGGTGTGGTGATTACTGCCCCGCCGTAAAGACCAAGACGATCATTCATTGGCAGATCCCAGATCCCTTTGGCCGTTCCCAAGAATTTTTCCGGGAGGTTGGGGATGACCTAGAAACCAAGGTAGGGGAGCTACTAAAAACTGTTGAAAAAGCTAAACCCGTATCGGCCTCAAGAACAATAAAACCGAGGCGGCAAAGGCCAGGCTAG
- a CDS encoding sulfite exporter TauE/SafE family protein has protein sequence MELWIVLVPLFFLTALIYSMAGFGGGSTYLALLAFFSVPYQSMPQTALLCNLVVVCGGCWFFIKGGHFSLRRVLPFVVSSIPMAYYGGTVPIGKKLFTLLLGISLAVAALRMLLSGYSFERRTELSWRNAWVTGIPIGAVLGFFSGLVGIGGGIYLSPLLMILGWADSKEAAAAASFFILVNSMAGLIGQFSKSGLSFEISEVLPLLVAVFLGGQIGSRLGSQKLPRLAIQRITALLILYISGRLLLQK, from the coding sequence ATGGAGCTCTGGATCGTTCTTGTTCCTCTATTCTTTCTGACCGCCCTGATTTATTCCATGGCCGGTTTCGGCGGTGGCTCTACCTATCTGGCCCTGCTCGCTTTTTTTTCGGTTCCTTATCAATCCATGCCGCAGACGGCGCTACTCTGCAACCTGGTGGTGGTTTGCGGGGGTTGTTGGTTTTTTATAAAAGGGGGACATTTTTCGCTGCGACGAGTCCTGCCGTTTGTGGTGAGTTCGATCCCGATGGCTTATTACGGGGGAACAGTCCCGATAGGGAAAAAATTGTTTACCCTCCTTTTGGGGATTTCCTTAGCCGTTGCCGCTTTGCGAATGCTTTTATCCGGGTACTCTTTTGAAAGACGAACAGAACTCTCTTGGCGAAACGCCTGGGTTACGGGGATTCCGATCGGTGCTGTTTTGGGTTTTTTTTCAGGCTTGGTCGGGATCGGAGGGGGGATCTATCTTTCCCCGCTTCTGATGATTCTCGGATGGGCCGATTCCAAAGAGGCCGCCGCGGCCGCCAGTTTTTTCATTCTGGTTAATTCCATGGCCGGCCTGATCGGGCAGTTTTCAAAAAGCGGACTCTCTTTTGAGATCTCGGAGGTTCTTCCCCTGTTGGTTGCCGTTTTTCTGGGGGGGCAGATCGGCAGTCGTCTCGGTTCTCAAAAACTCCCAAGGCTTGCCATCCAAAGGATCACCGCCCTCCTCATCCTGTATATTTCGGGGAGACTCCTTCTCCAAAAATAA
- a CDS encoding MoaD/ThiS family protein, translating to MKIKLLFFATLKNRFRSEEATVEIDRPCPAQELFLRLFSDRSEAGRFLPSTRFAVNCEYVPSETLVHDGDELAFIPPVSGG from the coding sequence ATGAAGATCAAACTGCTTTTTTTTGCGACGCTCAAAAATCGGTTTCGGTCGGAAGAGGCAACTGTCGAGATTGATCGACCCTGTCCCGCCCAGGAGCTCTTTCTCAGGCTTTTTAGTGATCGTTCCGAGGCGGGACGGTTTCTCCCGTCAACCCGTTTCGCCGTCAACTGTGAGTATGTGCCGTCGGAGACGCTGGTTCACGATGGTGACGAACTTGCGTTTATCCCCCCGGTGAGTGGAGGCTGA
- a CDS encoding molybdopterin molybdotransferase MoeA: MITANEAHKIILENVVPLGEEALSLCQTLFRRLASPIFAPICLPPFTHAAMDGFAVRSGDTKAACLSSPVSLEVANTVGAGPVRATGRSPLLSNQAVRIMTGAPLPAGVDAVVPFEEAQSEGKSCRLFRSVVHGDNVRKAGEDVLKGQKILEVGERITPRTIALLASVGIQNISVFRQPRVAIISTGSELVEPGRPLCDGEIYNSNGPALISSLQEIGLEPAVVSKVSDIEEDLAQTIQQQLKYDVLITMGGVSAGDYDLVPKVLQKLGARILFHKVAIKPGKPLLFGTRGKTVVFGLPGNPVSAYMVFDRFVRPALLKMMGARQPFRERRVAEAEEELAGTKGKEDYLRGVVNYIGGHYLARSAGVQGSARLLPLARANATLIIPASQEKIHKGESVEIELLEGER, encoded by the coding sequence ATGATTACCGCCAATGAGGCACATAAAATCATCCTTGAGAATGTTGTCCCCCTTGGGGAAGAGGCGTTGTCATTGTGCCAAACGCTGTTCCGACGGCTCGCCTCGCCCATTTTTGCCCCAATTTGTCTCCCGCCTTTTACTCATGCCGCTATGGATGGTTTCGCAGTGCGTAGCGGCGATACAAAGGCGGCTTGTCTCTCCTCGCCGGTCTCGCTCGAAGTAGCCAACACGGTTGGGGCAGGTCCTGTAAGGGCGACCGGCCGGTCGCCCTTACTTTCGAACCAAGCCGTTCGAATTATGACGGGGGCTCCTCTTCCAGCAGGAGTGGATGCGGTTGTTCCGTTCGAGGAGGCCCAATCCGAGGGGAAAAGTTGCCGTCTCTTTAGGTCTGTTGTTCATGGCGATAACGTCCGCAAGGCGGGGGAGGATGTTTTAAAAGGGCAAAAGATTTTGGAAGTGGGTGAGCGGATCACCCCCAGGACCATTGCCCTTCTTGCCTCTGTTGGGATTCAAAATATTTCTGTCTTTCGTCAACCCCGGGTGGCGATTATTTCCACCGGCAGTGAGCTTGTCGAACCGGGGCGTCCGCTTTGTGATGGAGAAATTTATAATAGCAACGGTCCTGCCCTGATCTCTTCTCTTCAGGAGATAGGGCTTGAACCGGCTGTGGTCTCGAAGGTGTCTGATATCGAGGAGGATCTGGCCCAAACAATCCAACAACAGTTGAAGTATGATGTTTTGATCACCATGGGAGGGGTCTCCGCTGGTGACTACGATCTGGTTCCCAAGGTTCTTCAAAAGCTGGGGGCCAGGATCCTTTTTCATAAAGTGGCAATCAAGCCTGGGAAGCCGTTACTTTTTGGAACCAGAGGTAAAACGGTTGTCTTTGGTCTTCCGGGTAATCCAGTTTCTGCCTACATGGTCTTCGACCGGTTTGTAAGGCCAGCCCTTCTCAAGATGATGGGGGCCCGCCAACCTTTTCGCGAGAGGAGGGTTGCCGAGGCCGAGGAAGAACTGGCCGGGACGAAAGGAAAGGAAGATTATCTACGTGGGGTCGTCAACTATATTGGGGGACACTACCTCGCCCGGTCAGCGGGGGTTCAAGGGTCGGCAAGGCTTCTGCCGCTCGCCAGGGCAAATGCGACGCTGATCATCCCGGCCTCCCAAGAAAAAATTCATAAAGGGGAGTCGGTTGAGATCGAACTCTTGGAGGGGGAGCGATGA
- the moaA gene encoding GTP 3',8-cyclase MoaA: MLIDRFARKIDYLRLSVTELCNIRCSYCMPLEGVVRACHEEILSFEEIIRLARILAGLGIRRIRLTGGEPLVRKGLPELVRELKAIPQIEEVLLTTNGILLAPLAKELRKAGLKKANIHLDSLDPEIFRKITRWGNLGDVLKGIQEARRVGLSPIKINMVVQKGINDGEVEKLLEFTARNELVLRLIELMPIGPARQLAPGLFVPLEEVKKRLRQRFTLIPSTERVGSGPAVYYKVGELGTLVGFISPVSEPFCGSCNRVRISSDGRFQDCLAYDGSFSLRDFLRNENFTDEGIANEVVSLLQGKREGHDGFCQSDGERTPCMFGIGG; this comes from the coding sequence ATGCTGATTGATCGTTTTGCCAGAAAGATTGATTACCTCCGTCTCTCCGTGACAGAGCTTTGTAACATCCGATGCTCCTACTGTATGCCGCTTGAGGGTGTTGTGCGAGCCTGTCATGAGGAGATCCTTTCCTTTGAAGAGATTATCCGGTTGGCGAGAATCCTGGCCGGTTTGGGGATCCGGCGTATCCGGTTGACCGGGGGGGAGCCGCTCGTCAGAAAGGGGCTCCCTGAATTGGTGAGAGAGCTCAAGGCGATTCCGCAGATCGAAGAAGTTCTGCTCACAACCAACGGGATTCTCCTCGCGCCACTCGCCAAAGAATTGAGAAAGGCCGGCCTTAAAAAGGCGAACATCCATCTGGATAGCCTCGATCCCGAAATTTTTAGAAAGATTACCCGATGGGGAAATCTTGGGGATGTCTTGAAAGGGATCCAGGAGGCAAGACGGGTCGGTCTTTCACCGATCAAGATCAACATGGTGGTTCAAAAGGGGATCAACGATGGTGAGGTCGAGAAACTCCTTGAATTTACCGCGCGGAATGAACTTGTCCTCCGTCTGATCGAACTGATGCCGATCGGACCGGCCCGACAGCTGGCACCGGGGCTTTTTGTTCCCTTGGAAGAGGTGAAGAAACGCCTCAGGCAGAGGTTCACCTTAATCCCCTCAACGGAACGGGTGGGGAGTGGCCCTGCGGTCTATTATAAGGTGGGTGAATTGGGGACGCTGGTCGGTTTCATCAGTCCGGTGTCCGAGCCGTTCTGTGGCAGTTGCAACCGGGTCCGGATCTCCAGCGACGGCCGATTTCAGGATTGCCTCGCCTATGACGGTTCTTTTTCCCTGCGGGACTTTCTCCGCAATGAAAATTTTACCGACGAGGGAATTGCCAATGAGGTTGTTTCTCTCTTGCAGGGGAAAAGGGAAGGGCACGACGGTTTTTGTCAAAGCGATGGGGAGCGGACCCCCTGCATGTTTGGGATCGGGGGATGA
- a CDS encoding c-type cytochrome — MRSNFLKLFSILLLFGEMTACAKVKMDPEAEGQITKLEAQGDLILVKRIQETVPIDPFDAAWQEAKAVTIPLGPQISVSPRSAGVNHPDGVNHPYKKFDLTVRALGNNKEVGLLLSWKDATVDDRESGVTLFRDAVAVGFPMNHDGSPLPYIGMGNPGNPVNIWHWKASLEAPDGPNPILRSDLLEAGYPINHRTGEEAGNPKSISRKADYVENLLAEGFGTLTSTPSEGLMGRGLWKNNEWQVVIKRPRNPKGSAVALSKGFVPITFAVWDGAISERNGMKGLTRWRFLRFEGEAVPKRALQNLVIDSIPGANASRGKQLTVDLGCVSCHNLPLSPATNVGPDLTHAGMIHRIEYLLESVKNPNAVIVPAPGYYDPKTLTSTMPSFGDQVPDKDYNDIAEYLRSLQ; from the coding sequence ATGCGGTCTAACTTTTTAAAACTTTTTTCAATCCTTCTACTCTTTGGGGAGATGACCGCCTGTGCCAAGGTAAAAATGGATCCGGAGGCGGAGGGCCAAATCACAAAACTGGAAGCCCAGGGAGATCTGATTTTGGTGAAACGGATCCAGGAGACGGTGCCGATCGATCCCTTCGATGCGGCCTGGCAAGAGGCCAAGGCTGTGACCATCCCCCTCGGTCCGCAAATCTCTGTGTCTCCCCGTTCCGCTGGGGTGAATCACCCTGATGGGGTGAACCACCCCTATAAGAAGTTTGACCTGACCGTCAGGGCCCTTGGCAACAATAAGGAGGTCGGTCTCCTCCTTTCCTGGAAGGATGCCACGGTGGATGACCGGGAGAGTGGTGTCACCCTTTTTAGGGATGCGGTTGCTGTCGGATTCCCGATGAATCACGACGGGTCTCCCCTTCCTTATATAGGGATGGGGAATCCAGGGAACCCTGTCAATATCTGGCACTGGAAGGCATCTTTGGAGGCTCCGGACGGGCCAAACCCGATCCTCCGCAGCGATCTGCTTGAGGCCGGTTATCCGATTAATCACCGAACGGGTGAAGAGGCTGGTAATCCAAAATCGATCTCTCGAAAGGCAGATTACGTGGAAAATCTGCTCGCCGAAGGGTTTGGAACCCTGACCTCGACCCCGTCCGAGGGGCTGATGGGGCGTGGCCTCTGGAAGAATAATGAATGGCAGGTGGTGATCAAGAGACCGAGGAATCCGAAAGGGTCAGCGGTGGCTTTGAGCAAGGGGTTTGTTCCGATCACCTTTGCCGTCTGGGATGGGGCGATCAGTGAGAGGAACGGGATGAAGGGGCTCACCCGATGGCGGTTCCTCCGGTTCGAGGGAGAAGCGGTTCCGAAGAGGGCCCTTCAAAACCTGGTCATCGATTCGATTCCAGGGGCCAATGCCTCCCGAGGAAAACAGCTCACAGTCGATCTAGGGTGTGTTTCTTGTCACAACCTGCCATTGAGTCCCGCGACCAATGTCGGTCCTGACCTGACCCACGCCGGGATGATCCATCGTATTGAATACCTCCTGGAGTCGGTGAAAAATCCGAATGCCGTTATTGTCCCCGCCCCCGGTTACTACGATCCTAAAACCTTGACGTCCACGATGCCGTCGTTCGGTGACCAGGTCCCGGACAAGGATTACAATGATATTGCCGAATACCTAAGGAGTCTCCAATGA
- a CDS encoding hemerythrin domain-containing protein produces MSPERVLHPSVTDFFAKDHDRLDLLFKNYREMKRTNRGEAKKNFVQFKFGLQRHIIWEEEILFAIYESKTGMRDVGPTAVMRKEHRLIGRALEAIHGKVGQGNPDTEKEEQDLLDLLSPHNIKEEKILYPAIDSVISPQELSSVFQKMESLPPERYEKCC; encoded by the coding sequence ATGTCTCCTGAAAGGGTGCTTCACCCAAGTGTGACCGATTTTTTTGCAAAAGATCACGACCGCCTGGATCTTCTCTTCAAGAATTATCGGGAGATGAAGAGGACAAATAGGGGTGAGGCCAAGAAGAACTTCGTGCAATTCAAGTTTGGCCTGCAAAGACATATTATCTGGGAGGAAGAGATTCTTTTTGCGATTTACGAATCAAAAACCGGGATGAGGGATGTCGGGCCGACGGCCGTGATGCGCAAAGAACATCGCCTCATCGGTCGGGCGCTGGAGGCGATCCATGGCAAGGTCGGGCAGGGGAATCCGGATACGGAAAAAGAAGAACAGGATCTGCTCGATCTCTTAAGCCCTCACAATATCAAGGAGGAAAAAATCCTCTACCCGGCGATCGATAGTGTGATCAGTCCTCAGGAGCTCTCTTCTGTCTTTCAGAAAATGGAGTCTTTGCCGCCGGAGCGGTATGAAAAATGTTGCTAA
- a CDS encoding molybdenum cofactor guanylyltransferase, giving the protein MPKISDVTGVILAGGKSSRFGSNKAFALFKGRPLIEGILEVIGSVFGEILLATNTPEVYTHLQLCQKTGPLTGPLIIQDEEPDQGPLGGIFAAFRHTTNSRIFVVGCDMPLLDPAVIRQIVAVEDEIEAVIPWVKHPHHHGEPQYLMALYSRHVLPHVCHCLKTGKLSMKEFCTQLTQVRWFPVEGDSCLSVNRPEDLKLLEERHAD; this is encoded by the coding sequence ATGCCCAAAATTTCTGACGTGACCGGCGTCATTCTGGCAGGTGGCAAATCATCCCGCTTTGGCTCCAACAAGGCGTTTGCCCTTTTCAAGGGGCGGCCTCTTATCGAAGGAATTTTGGAGGTGATCGGTTCGGTATTCGGCGAAATTCTTTTGGCCACCAATACCCCCGAAGTTTACACTCATCTTCAGTTGTGCCAAAAGACGGGGCCGCTGACGGGGCCCCTGATTATACAAGACGAGGAACCGGACCAAGGGCCGCTTGGGGGGATTTTTGCCGCCTTCCGCCATACCACCAACTCCAGGATCTTTGTTGTCGGGTGTGACATGCCGCTCCTTGATCCGGCGGTGATCCGGCAGATCGTTGCGGTGGAGGATGAAATCGAGGCGGTGATCCCTTGGGTGAAGCACCCCCATCATCATGGAGAGCCGCAGTACCTGATGGCCCTCTATTCGCGGCACGTTTTACCTCACGTCTGTCATTGTCTTAAAACGGGAAAACTTTCGATGAAGGAATTTTGCACCCAGTTGACTCAGGTCAGGTGGTTTCCTGTCGAGGGGGATTCCTGTCTGAGTGTGAACAGGCCTGAGGATTTGAAATTATTGGAGGAACGGCATGCTGATTGA
- a CDS encoding molecular chaperone TorD family protein has protein sequence MKSDSLKDEALIYKILSSVFHTPDDLFLRGLSETALFRKALKGASLKSLQAEHTRLFSLTVAGGITPYETEYGHKDIFFKTQRMADIAGFYRAFGFEVADSAHQRVDHIGVELEFMHWLRLKEKRGEEKGLPQQAELCREAAEKFMTDHLGRWGSFFGSQTAESAQHPFYREVGHRLAQFVESECRRLGVTPERVIHPRVIHPGVTGWSPDPTISSTQFECGGCQDVS, from the coding sequence ATGAAGAGTGATTCACTCAAAGACGAGGCCTTAATCTATAAAATTCTTTCCTCTGTTTTTCACACCCCGGACGATTTGTTCCTTCGAGGATTGAGTGAGACCGCTCTCTTTCGCAAGGCGCTCAAAGGGGCGTCGCTCAAATCACTTCAGGCGGAGCATACGCGTCTCTTCTCGCTGACCGTGGCTGGCGGAATTACCCCCTATGAAACCGAATATGGTCACAAGGATATCTTTTTCAAGACACAGCGAATGGCCGATATCGCCGGGTTTTACCGCGCCTTCGGTTTTGAGGTTGCCGACTCGGCCCACCAGCGGGTGGATCATATCGGCGTCGAGCTGGAGTTTATGCACTGGCTTAGGCTCAAGGAGAAAAGGGGCGAGGAAAAAGGATTGCCTCAACAGGCCGAGTTATGTCGGGAGGCGGCAGAGAAGTTTATGACCGACCACCTTGGACGCTGGGGCTCGTTTTTTGGGAGTCAGACGGCCGAGTCGGCCCAGCACCCCTTTTATCGTGAAGTGGGCCATCGGCTGGCACAGTTTGTGGAGTCAGAGTGTCGGCGTCTGGGTGTCACGCCGGAAAGGGTGATTCACCCAAGGGTCATTCACCCTGGAGTCACCGGCTGGAGTCCTGACCCAACCATTTCATCAACGCAATTTGAATGTGGAGGATGCCAAGATGTCTCCTGA
- a CDS encoding bifunctional molybdenum cofactor biosynthesis protein MoaC/MoaB yields MIDISEKIETLRTAIAESRVLARQETIARAERGETPKGDVLDVARAAGVMAAKKTWELIPYCHPLPLDYVGIRYELGDGKIIIRTEVRTVGKTGVEMEALTAASVTALTIYDMLKGIDKEVVIGETRLLEKHGGKSDFKEEFLKPLCAAVLVTSDGVSSGKKEDKSGRIIAEEVQKFPVTVRHYEVVPDDKTEIRRKLLGWTEEGIDLILTTGGTGLGPRDLTVETVRELIEREVPGIAEAIRSYGQRRTPYAMLSRGVVGVRGKTLLITLPGSSRGVKESIAAVFPNALHIFNMMKGGGH; encoded by the coding sequence ATGATCGACATTTCGGAAAAGATTGAAACACTCAGGACAGCGATCGCCGAATCGAGAGTTTTGGCCAGACAGGAAACGATCGCGCGGGCGGAGAGAGGAGAAACCCCCAAAGGGGATGTTCTTGATGTGGCCCGTGCGGCCGGTGTCATGGCGGCCAAGAAGACCTGGGAATTAATCCCCTACTGTCACCCGCTACCCCTGGATTACGTCGGCATCCGGTACGAATTGGGTGATGGAAAAATTATTATCAGGACGGAGGTGCGGACTGTTGGCAAGACCGGTGTTGAAATGGAGGCGCTGACAGCGGCCTCTGTGACCGCGCTCACCATTTATGACATGCTCAAAGGGATTGATAAGGAGGTCGTCATCGGCGAGACCAGGCTTCTGGAAAAACATGGAGGGAAGAGCGACTTCAAAGAAGAGTTCTTAAAACCGCTCTGCGCCGCTGTCCTGGTGACCTCTGACGGCGTCTCGTCCGGGAAAAAGGAGGACAAATCAGGGAGGATCATTGCGGAGGAGGTACAAAAATTTCCGGTCACTGTTCGACATTATGAGGTCGTGCCGGATGATAAGACCGAGATCCGGAGAAAACTGCTCGGCTGGACGGAGGAGGGGATCGATCTGATCCTGACAACCGGTGGCACCGGTCTGGGGCCGAGGGATCTGACCGTGGAAACGGTGCGTGAATTGATCGAACGGGAGGTTCCGGGGATTGCGGAGGCGATCCGTTCCTACGGCCAGCGGCGGACCCCCTATGCGATGCTCTCAAGAGGGGTTGTTGGCGTGCGCGGCAAGACACTGCTGATAACACTCCCCGGTTCTTCGCGCGGGGTGAAGGAATCGATCGCCGCCGTTTTTCCAAACGCCCTCCACATTTTTAACATGATGAAAGGGGGAGGGCACTGA
- a CDS encoding MFS transporter, with the protein MKKIPRTVLLLGLVSFFNDFSSEMVYPLLPVFLSSLLGAGLVALGLIEGVAEATASLLKVVSGLWTDAVKKRKPLIVSGYGLAGLVRPLIGIARSWPFVFALRFFDRVGKGLRTSPRDALIADVTPPEQRGTAYGFHRAMDHTGAVVGPLVAALLLMIPGFGLRKIFLLTAIPGVIALLILLLGLKEDKKDFTTEPVQPFNLSTGWRRLTPNFKFFLLVLFLFALGNSTDAFLILRLSKAGVTASGIALLWSLHHLFKSFSTYWGGRFSDKIGPRPMILIGWIFYAAVYLAFAVFQSPTALITIFLAYGVYFGLVEPAERALVSRLVPPELRGTGFGFYHFVVGIAAFPASLIFGLVWQQWGAASAFLMGASLAFAASVLLFLRPIRV; encoded by the coding sequence ATGAAAAAGATCCCGCGCACCGTTCTCCTGTTGGGCCTGGTCAGTTTCTTCAACGATTTTTCAAGCGAAATGGTCTACCCGTTGCTTCCGGTTTTTCTCTCCAGCCTCCTCGGGGCTGGTCTGGTGGCGCTGGGTCTGATTGAAGGGGTTGCCGAGGCGACCGCCTCCCTTTTAAAAGTTGTTTCCGGACTCTGGACAGATGCGGTAAAAAAAAGGAAACCGCTCATCGTTTCTGGCTATGGGCTTGCCGGGTTGGTTCGGCCATTGATCGGGATTGCCCGTTCGTGGCCGTTTGTTTTTGCCCTGCGGTTTTTTGACAGGGTAGGGAAGGGGTTGCGGACGTCACCTCGTGATGCCCTGATTGCCGATGTCACTCCTCCCGAACAGAGGGGGACCGCTTACGGTTTTCACCGGGCGATGGATCATACCGGTGCGGTGGTCGGTCCCTTGGTGGCGGCCCTCTTGCTGATGATCCCCGGTTTTGGTTTGCGAAAAATTTTCCTTCTCACCGCGATTCCCGGGGTGATCGCACTTCTGATCCTCCTCCTGGGGTTAAAGGAAGATAAAAAAGATTTTACGACGGAGCCGGTTCAACCGTTCAATCTCTCTACCGGGTGGCGGCGATTGACTCCCAATTTTAAATTCTTTTTACTGGTGCTATTCCTTTTTGCCCTCGGTAATTCTACCGATGCCTTTCTGATCCTCCGGTTGTCCAAGGCAGGGGTTACCGCGAGCGGGATTGCCCTTTTGTGGTCCTTGCACCACCTCTTTAAAAGTTTTTCAACCTATTGGGGAGGCCGATTTTCCGACAAAATCGGTCCTCGCCCGATGATCCTTATTGGCTGGATTTTTTATGCCGCTGTTTATTTGGCTTTTGCCGTTTTTCAATCCCCCACGGCGCTTATCACCATTTTTCTGGCGTATGGGGTTTACTTTGGTTTGGTGGAACCGGCCGAACGGGCGCTCGTTTCAAGGCTTGTCCCACCGGAACTCCGCGGGACCGGATTTGGGTTTTATCATTTTGTTGTCGGGATCGCCGCCTTTCCGGCCAGCTTGATCTTCGGCCTTGTCTGGCAGCAGTGGGGCGCGGCCAGCGCCTTTTTGATGGGGGCTAGCCTGGCCTTTGCCGCCTCGGTTTTATTGTTCTTGAGGCCGATACGGGTTTAG
- a CDS encoding twin-arginine translocase TatA/TatE family subunit, with protein sequence MRLGPWEIAIIVGVLILIFGPSKLPALGKGLADFLKNFKGGMKEAEKETKEIKDQLKL encoded by the coding sequence ATGCGTTTAGGACCATGGGAGATTGCGATCATTGTGGGGGTGCTGATTCTTATTTTCGGCCCGAGCAAACTCCCCGCCCTGGGAAAGGGGCTCGCTGATTTCTTAAAAAATTTCAAGGGGGGGATGAAGGAGGCCGAGAAGGAGACAAAGGAGATTAAGGACCAGTTAAAACTTTAA
- a CDS encoding molybdenum cofactor biosynthesis protein MoaE — MIEITEKPIEVWKLFQSVATKSAGAIVPFIGTVRSEDGIEGLFYEAHRLMAVREMEKIVQSAKEKWPIEKIAVVHRIGWVPVGEASLVIAVSSPHRREAFEACQFIIDEIKKGVPIWKSKEKKYAQNF, encoded by the coding sequence ATGATTGAGATCACAGAAAAGCCGATCGAGGTCTGGAAACTGTTTCAATCGGTCGCCACGAAGTCGGCGGGCGCCATCGTCCCTTTTATCGGCACCGTTCGTAGTGAGGATGGTATTGAAGGACTGTTTTACGAGGCGCATCGATTGATGGCAGTTCGTGAGATGGAAAAAATCGTACAATCGGCAAAAGAAAAATGGCCCATTGAAAAGATTGCTGTTGTTCATCGAATCGGGTGGGTGCCGGTGGGGGAGGCGTCTCTGGTTATTGCCGTTTCCTCTCCCCATCGAAGGGAGGCCTTCGAGGCCTGCCAGTTTATCATTGATGAAATCAAAAAAGGGGTTCCGATCTGGAAAAGTAAGGAGAAAAAATATGCCCAAAATTTCTGA